The genomic interval CTCGTAGACATACTTGATTCCTTCGAGGTCGCCGGGGCTCAAGCTGAAACGATGCGTTCGGGTGAGGTGATCCGTGATCGACTTCAGGTTGGTGTTGAAAGCCGCCTCGCCGGCGGGTTCGGCGCGCAGGTACGCGCTCATCAGTTCCCTGCCGGTCGATCGAGTGGTCAGGCCCGCGGGCCGTTTCCGATTGAAGAGGCGCGCCGCGAACTCGTCCCGGTTCGCCGATGTCTCGAACAGCGCCTTATACATTAGATGCAGAAGCATGTTGCCGCGGCGTATATCCGTAATGAAGGCGATGCGCGGGCGCATGGCGGCGATGTAAGTAAAATTCTGTTCGGGACCGACGCCAAGATAGACGCCTGAGCCTTTCGGACGCATCGAGAGAGCCGTTGCGGCTGTCGAGAGCCCGTTCTCGTTTGAAAGAAGATTGTCGGTCGAGCCGGAATTCGACTGGAAGTAGCCGTCAGGCTCGGAAATCCGTTCGATGAGCGACCAGAATTCGGTATCCGAAAGCGCGGTGGGCAGCGGGCCGGCCGCTGTGACGCACAGAGTCAGGATGAGAATTCCGGAAATCACCAGAAGACAAAAACGAGTGCCGGAAGGTTGTGAAAACATGCGAAGAGACTAACAGAGAGATTGACGAGTTTACGAAAACGAATTCAAGCATGTAGGCGCGGGCTATAATCACGGTCATGAAAACCAGATTTTGGTGGCTTATCGCTGCACTTGTCATGGTCGCGGCGTGGAATGCAACGGGGACTGACGGGAAGCTCCGCAACTGGCCCGCATACTCGGGTGACAAGGCGAGCACGAAGTATTCCCCGCTCGACCAGATCAACAGGAACAACGCCGGCAAGCTGTCGATCGCCTGGCGGCAATCCGCTGTGCCGGCCGAGCTCAAGGCGATCTGGCCCGACGCCGGCGCGCCCACCAACTGGCAGAACACGCCGATCATGGTCGACGGCCTGCTCTACATGAGTTCGGGCGTCGGCAGCGTTGTCGCGCTGGATGCGGCCACCGGAAAAGTCGTCTGGTTCGACGTTCCGCCGCATGACGCGGGTAAAGCGCCGCTGCGCGGTACATCCATACGAGGCGTTGCATACTGGGCCAACGGCAACGACTCCCGCATCTTCGCGATGAGCGGCGCGAACCTGATCGCGTTGAACGCGAAGACCGGCAAGCGCTATTCCGATTGGGGAACCGACGGTGCGATCGATCTCACGAAGGCCGGATACGACCGGGACGGCGTCACCGGTTATCGCAACAGCAGCGGCCCCATCGTCGTCCGCGACGTCGTGATCGTCGCCGGCGTGCCCTCGCCCGCGACGGATTATCTCAACGAACGGGTGAAGGCGACTAAAGAAGCACCGCCCGACGACGTCCGCGCTTTCGACGCGCGCACCGGCAAACACCTGTGGACCTTCCATGTCGTCCCGCGGTCCGGTGAGTACGGCCAAGACAGCTGGCTCAACGGATCGAATGTCTACTCGGGCAACAGCGGCGCGTGGTCGCTGCTGAGCGCCGACGAAGAGCTCGGCTACGTCTATCTCCCGTTCGAAGAAGCGACCGGCGACTACTTCGGCGGCATGCGTCCCGGCAACAACCTGTTTGCCGAAACCATCGTCTGTCTTGACGCGAAGACGGGCAAGCGGGTGTGGCATTTCCAGACCCTGCATCACGGTCTCTGGGACTACGACCTCCCTGCCGCGCCGATCCTTACCGACATCCGCGTCGGAGGCCGCACGGTCAAGGCGCTCGCGCAAGTCACCAAACAGGCCTACACGTTCGTCCTCGATCGCACCAACGGCAAACCGATCTTCCCGATCGAAGAGCGGCCGGCGCCGCAGGGTGAAGTTCCCGGCGAATGGTATTCGCCGACGCAGCCGGTTCCCAGCAAACCGCCGGCATTCGATCAGCAGGGTGTTTCCGATAAGGATCTCCTCGACTACACCCCGGAGCTGAAAGCGGCGGCGAAAAAGATTGTCGACGAGTACAACTATGGCCCGCTCTACACACCGCCCGAAGTCGCCGGCACGCCGAAAGGCAAGAACGGCACGATCTATGTGCCGGGCACCAACGGCGGCGCGGATTGGGGCGGCGCAGCGTTCGATCCCGAAACGGGCATCCTTTATGTACCGTCGACGCACATGCCGGACGTCGTCGGGCTGGTGCATTCCCAGAATCCCGAGTCGAACCTGCCGTGGGTGAAGCGCACTTGGCCGAAGATGCTCGGGCCGCAAGGGCTGCCGGATCCGTTCAAGCCGCCGTACTCAAAGCTGACGGCCATCGATCTGAACAAAGGTGAAATCCTCTGGTCGGTCGCCAACGGCGCCGGCATCCGGAATCATCCGGCATTCCAGGGCCTGAATCTG from Terriglobia bacterium carries:
- a CDS encoding PQQ-binding-like beta-propeller repeat protein, translating into MKTRFWWLIAALVMVAAWNATGTDGKLRNWPAYSGDKASTKYSPLDQINRNNAGKLSIAWRQSAVPAELKAIWPDAGAPTNWQNTPIMVDGLLYMSSGVGSVVALDAATGKVVWFDVPPHDAGKAPLRGTSIRGVAYWANGNDSRIFAMSGANLIALNAKTGKRYSDWGTDGAIDLTKAGYDRDGVTGYRNSSGPIVVRDVVIVAGVPSPATDYLNERVKATKEAPPDDVRAFDARTGKHLWTFHVVPRSGEYGQDSWLNGSNVYSGNSGAWSLLSADEELGYVYLPFEEATGDYFGGMRPGNNLFAETIVCLDAKTGKRVWHFQTLHHGLWDYDLPAAPILTDIRVGGRTVKALAQVTKQAYTFVLDRTNGKPIFPIEERPAPQGEVPGEWYSPTQPVPSKPPAFDQQGVSDKDLLDYTPELKAAAKKIVDEYNYGPLYTPPEVAGTPKGKNGTIYVPGTNGGADWGGAAFDPETGILYVPSTHMPDVVGLVHSQNPESNLPWVKRTWPKMLGPQGLPDPFKPPYSKLTAIDLNKGEILWSVANGAGIRNHPAFQGLNLPDIGTPGRNAAIVTKTLVFMGQGSDTGVGVPAGFGGKLFHAFDKKTGKIVWEMELPAGISNSPMTYMVNGKQYIVVAVSGRQYPGELIALAIP